ACCGAGGGTGATCGAAAACCCCGGAATGGGTGATCGGATTCAGCGGAATACGCACGCGGTCGCGATCCGGGCGACGATCGAGGATCGCTCAGGCGCCTGCTCGTCGAAGTCGACATCGAGCGAGAGTTCCTGGAAGCGACCACGGATCGTCGTGATCATCATGTGCTTGATCGAGAATTCCACGTTCGCGTGGGCGGCGTCGAGCGTCCATTCGGTCATCGGGATGGTCTCCTCAGACGGCTTCGCGCTGCGGGCTGCGTGGCCTGGTCCGGGAGAACGCTCGTCCGTAGTTGTGCAGGCAACTATGCCGCGCGAGTGTCGCACTGTCAAACCGGGGCACCCTCGCCACGACCGCCTGATCGTGCCGCCGGTCTCACACCGATGGAGAAACCGCTCTGAGCGAACGATCGTTCTCTCCCCTCGAGTAAGGGCGCTACGGACTTGTGCACGACCGATGGCCGCGGTCGAGCCCGTCACGATCAGTGAATGGTGCATGATGGAGCGGCCGTGGGCCCTATCCGGCGTCGGTCAGCTGGACGATCCCGAGCAGGTTCCCCTCGGTGTCCAGTACGCTGCGCTCCGGAGACGTCGGACCCGACGTTGCGGATGTCGGCTCTCACTGGATTGGCCAGGCGGTCAGCCGGACGACGGTTT
This sequence is a window from Chloroflexota bacterium. Protein-coding genes within it:
- a CDS encoding YceI family protein; protein product: MTEWTLDAAHANVEFSIKHMMITTIRGRFQELSLDVDFDEQAPERSSIVARIATACVFR